From the Palaemon carinicauda isolate YSFRI2023 chromosome 42, ASM3689809v2, whole genome shotgun sequence genome, one window contains:
- the LOC137632738 gene encoding uncharacterized protein isoform X1 translates to MKATDLQPPSLGRFLGAMTVIFVSLTPSILCLLALHYDLVPFGVEAMLGFVVVYAVSTAVLIAFLMRRYQRRAAPVEDQFISQEEEASQATSGPPRYGDVVIQISPDRITPPIQQNEDLLRLTAKPDETEPPIPTPKL, encoded by the exons ATGAAAGCTACCGATTTGCAGCCTCCGAGCCTAGGCCGATTCCTAGGGGCAATGACAGTGATCTTCGTCAGCTTGACGCCCTCCATCCTGTGTCTCCTCGCTCTGCATTACGACCTGGTGCCCTTTGGAGTCGAAGCCATGTTGGGCTTCGTCGTGGTGTATGCTGTGAGCACTGCCGTGCTCATTGCTTTCCTGATGAGACGCTATCAGCGAAGGGCAGCACCTGTCGAGGATCAGTTTATAAGTCAG GAAGAGGAAGCGAGTCAAGCGACTAGTGGTCCACCCAGATACGGGGACGTCGTTATCCAGATTTCTCCCGACAGGATAACTCCACCAATACAACAGAATGAAGATCTCCTCCGTCTTACTGCAAAACCTGATGAAACAGAGCCACCTATTCCTACCCCAAAGTTGTAA